The Deltaproteobacteria bacterium genome has a window encoding:
- a CDS encoding carboxypeptidase regulatory-like domain-containing protein: protein MRTRRVAAALALAAALAGAASAARATDVLTTLDYRVVGVALRPVRTSLAIPKNVPGAVTIELIAGSEGNTVEELARGAVVEATLRGPSFAARRVVGLPNGDLVLPPLPLVGDYSLDDIRLVDVATGATRLDASPRSLPVTVFDEVLVSRVTSRPLTLDEIEARGITIDESSFRVLEFEVGFVLDGQTVPVRFPVVAPRFDGKVELIPKAELEALLTEAQAANAELALGAELPPELEAAGLDIDVQGVNFQFVEPAEDDDLALAVPPIPGLVVVPGRIGLLNQFFSVMLFTENAAPNGSGLSVRDLAATMTLPAGPDQIAGTHAAPGDDPLRFARVGPDAVIEPTQPVVGPGADGQLGSADDRTRLAPGDTGQAEFLVEGLREGLHVMDLVIDGTLDGLGRTSRRIRGFASGSVLVRNPRFSLAFTHPRTIRSGEPYTAAVTVLNTSPTPANLVSVTLPAASLSGAVFEPGTPEVAELGTILPGETATAEFRLRAQRTGAITFSQLTSDSDLVGRFRLRMGVDERGVALSPDAIGYPDFAEDVRALSPALFQAFERYLGQALSVATAAQLPPGVEPVSRGALESRVLAIAEAGQRLRYGDTAPRVLADLLLDFQGARRPHAGLDQIWRETGAGRELREALLAALAAEAAEPGAVALLAARAADLAGRGEPWLVAAVDAEAWSPAFELAGALAELGESEIGNAAGFSGSPSAAVDGHWIASRPIAGMLRLVAGADAPAAELALLDLAGDGTGTLWRWPLPALPRGACLRAALGGATAPPLAVDETCDGSSEAVLAPASEPVVEPAPAVLAAVQDEQVLAGRPSKPCPRPDIRNYGTVVGVLFSKPMTQASVDVPGAYRFEDGNGAESVQIQPGGRVALLNLGQPVGTLVARTLSVAPEVTDPRGNPLTVGSVPLQATAAIGVSIAGRVIRASGEPAAGVPVTLTIYDEVMGFACEPATARPAQARSDAEGRFHFDYVPAGIPYSVSATDTSGLSSEAEALILAASSDAQLDRARLLELASGSAAGTLLEQFAAGALPQAIAAAEGLDRALLRDHVAEESARVGGEVPVALRFRGRGTVLGTVFEPDGVTPSPGAAVNLFPDPDSRELGRGVFSDASGRFAFFGVPLGAFSIDAASPSGRGRTVSGVLLAPGEGKDVPVVLASAVVPRGAIEGRVLEPDGSGHGGARLFVGRYDEVTGEFTPVVSVATADPQGFYRAENVPVGTWVVLAVSFDGRRRGERANVGATAASASIANVMLQGRTTVRGRVEFANGAPGAFALVAGGEALVRADADGHFVATGVPTGRRSIEAAVEADPARGIDFTRIGRASLDVIAGLENFVVVRLTPAGRILGVVRDAAGNPVPDVDVSIPQEGGFLWVHANAQGQFEFPNLALDDYTVSAPAPPHEDADVSGILDTLSGSPTSEELQAALQRAFEIFTGVNDPLLTGEGLEFRPSRWGYVKTALDFDGQTAFADVRYLPEGTIAGRVLNGQGVPIGARVRLTGIGPTRKGDVGFQVRGERDSDPALGTFTFPGQALAGDFGVQAATPFYPAPISVSGQTSRIDPDRSGLVLQFPSEAQVNGRLAGHVFAPDGSPVANAKVKISFGDLEIRSDASGRFDTQLDLPAFDARGEPRGYAVEAEDEATGLRGQTVIVLRPGITNEADVHLIPRGGAVRVRVVDGTGQPVAGADVTLRQGTFPHDELAGTTDAGGELLVANLFEGSYAASASAVLGVVRRDGAAAVSVAAGVESLVVVRLGATATLRGVFVALDRTTPIPFAQIRVGDLGFAATDAAGAFEVTGVPLGTHQLVGQDALTGRLGTLTVSLATAGEIRDLLLVERTLGLVEGAVLDAFGAGTVPGARVTLSIADGFSPPRSVTTDPAGRFAFPGVPAGALTLAARLETLSGIEVGSASATLPAGAASLRVDVALAPRTRASVVVLEPNGIAPADASVTLTGPDFEQTADTDAAGRAVFESIPLGTYTVTARSRVAGQTRSHAAQSLHIDVRPAHPELVLTLGGVGRVEGHLFASDGTTPIANRTVELTMVGAGVRISTATGAGGTFAFDDVALGDFRLVGRDGALAASGSGTIAADGDLASVELALGPSGRVVGRLVSQDGALAIASAEVSIAYQAPSGALGRDAFRTAADGLFHFEAIPVGAFALESLFPARHGVLSRTGAIASDGETVDLGDVRLDEEEPHVVASEPVAGDETVSTGAVVRLTLNEPLDPASIDPRGIFLRPLGGALVPADVELVVDPVAGDLRALEIRPDAPLASETDYEAIVVDGDLLDALGTVVAQGPRDLVGRALAAPFRLAFRTRDQDPPGLLSISPAAGAIQIDPRAVVRLSFDEPLAPAGIDVTLTGPGGAVTGRVDVGVGAQVVVFTPDTPLAPNATYTARIDGVRDVAGNLAEGLPLSSSFTTLDTLGPVIESLALAGAAVGGATRDVVATLAEVEAGVSIRLSADLVTVGQSAPDVLSVPFTFPLAGSVVLRAIAIDRFGNEGPIAELPVTVAANTAPGVVLEQLVPASGPAPSGSTLSVRVRGTDDVGVAVLKAAAEGAGSAPLVQSAGAPILLAVPVSPDAGPGASVRVHAEAIDGNGQSSGEQVFAVAVSDGAPPAVAFTAPAEGTALVPGSRLEVVLQGSDGFGVTRFELVAEGAVSASQGQDAPGAPGGATAAFALDLPPELASGESVTLRARAFDAAGHSAEAVLVLAAPDTRAPRLVELVPAEDAAVGVAPRIAARFDEPIARASATAASIGLFDAADAPVPAAIGFEDGDRVVTLTPAAPLVAGQRYHVVLTDGLQDPAGNPAADADGNPIAGLLRAFTVGGAVLTAPAAGQRVIEGQRFEAALAAEPALGGQAARFYLNDVLAATAALDAAGVARATLSAPTLAVAGGPALRVAGRLVLPGGAELAAGEVVLELLAAAGDFDGDGIANGDEVGYGTDPFADDRTLDDDGDGLTNTEEFALGTRHDAADSDGDGLEDGAELAAGLDPLDADSDDDGLPDGEDVLGGPRIVTLEPAAGAVNVSVRPRIRVRFDEPVAPAAVTAASFLLLENAATPVPASLVFSEGDRVVDLVPSAPLAFSTPYTLRLTNAITGTDDEPIRNPDGSELTVPLERSFTTGAFGITEPAGGALVRELSTLALTASGDAALGVASVRFEVNGAVVSTDASAPFETSYAVPAANVAPVLSITAIAFDAGAVELARDTIEVTVTVGLEVASRLLGVPLAGTRELVLRLPVPRATPLEVAIASLDPAVASVAAAPFTIPAGATELRVPVTGVAEGSTTLVATTLEDEVAIAVSVSALTSGATLDALAAPVGMAARPFPSLGQVAVAPSATTTLVLRLLDAPAAATTPLSIRTSDAGVADVGTPVAVAAGSTDAVLPITAGPSGAAVLEITGGGTGRELRVVIGTPGAGSTPPVVAPPVGIAILPYPSAGDVILPESSTRALTLRVLGTPAAADTELVIASSDPAVASIAGPVVIPAGSTDATFTITTGAAGTAIVMLVAGDDGRELRVTSGAPSPASTPPVVAPPVGIAVLEAGTAGTLFIEPGDTRSFELTLLAYPSLGDLPVSATSLDPSVATVSPGAQVLPTGESAITLTVTATAAGNAETRIDLAFGVERRTLRVVVGVPAAASAPTTVAPPVGLGAFGLVTPRDGDLVAELTTLAIGAAGDASFGIASVRFEVNGAVVATDTSAPFRTDFAVAAASETPVLSITAIAFDAEGVEVGRETITVSVGAGVTLRAPRSPRGGLRGLARRPPELAARPLDPTRRCDEASAQQRASRVLAMKEIDHADRRTATRNG from the coding sequence ATGCGAACTAGGCGCGTCGCTGCTGCGCTCGCGCTCGCCGCCGCGCTCGCCGGTGCGGCGTCCGCCGCGCGCGCCACCGACGTGCTCACGACGCTCGACTACCGCGTCGTCGGCGTCGCGCTGCGGCCGGTGCGCACGAGCCTCGCGATCCCGAAGAACGTGCCGGGGGCGGTCACCATCGAGCTGATCGCGGGCAGCGAGGGCAACACCGTGGAGGAGCTCGCGCGCGGCGCGGTCGTCGAAGCGACCCTGCGCGGCCCCTCCTTCGCCGCGCGCCGCGTGGTCGGGCTCCCGAACGGCGACCTCGTGCTCCCGCCGCTGCCGCTGGTCGGCGACTACTCGCTCGACGACATCCGGCTCGTCGACGTCGCCACCGGCGCGACCCGGCTCGACGCGAGTCCGCGCTCGCTGCCGGTCACCGTCTTCGACGAGGTGCTCGTCTCGCGCGTCACCTCGCGTCCGCTGACCCTCGACGAGATCGAGGCCCGAGGCATCACGATCGACGAGTCGAGCTTCCGCGTGCTCGAGTTCGAGGTGGGCTTCGTGCTCGACGGCCAGACGGTGCCGGTCAGGTTCCCGGTCGTCGCGCCGCGCTTCGACGGCAAGGTCGAGCTGATCCCGAAGGCGGAGCTCGAGGCGCTCCTCACCGAGGCCCAGGCCGCGAACGCCGAGCTGGCGCTGGGGGCCGAGCTGCCCCCCGAGCTGGAGGCCGCCGGCCTCGACATCGACGTCCAGGGCGTGAACTTCCAGTTCGTCGAGCCGGCCGAGGACGACGACCTCGCGCTGGCGGTGCCGCCGATCCCGGGCCTCGTCGTGGTGCCCGGCCGGATCGGCCTCCTGAACCAGTTCTTCAGCGTGATGCTCTTCACCGAGAACGCGGCGCCGAACGGGTCCGGGCTCTCGGTGCGCGACCTCGCCGCGACGATGACGCTGCCCGCCGGGCCCGACCAGATCGCCGGCACCCACGCGGCGCCGGGCGACGACCCGCTGCGCTTCGCGCGCGTCGGCCCCGACGCGGTGATCGAGCCGACGCAGCCCGTCGTCGGCCCCGGCGCGGACGGCCAGCTCGGCAGCGCGGACGACCGCACGCGGCTCGCCCCCGGCGATACCGGCCAGGCCGAGTTCCTGGTGGAGGGCCTGCGCGAAGGCCTCCACGTGATGGACCTCGTGATCGACGGCACGCTCGACGGGCTCGGCCGGACGAGCCGCCGCATCCGCGGCTTTGCGTCGGGCTCGGTGCTGGTGCGCAATCCCAGGTTCTCGCTCGCCTTCACCCACCCGCGCACGATCCGCAGCGGCGAACCCTACACCGCAGCGGTGACGGTGCTCAACACGAGCCCGACGCCCGCCAACCTGGTCTCGGTGACGCTGCCCGCGGCGAGCCTCTCCGGCGCCGTCTTCGAGCCGGGCACGCCCGAGGTCGCCGAGCTCGGGACGATCCTGCCGGGCGAGACCGCGACCGCCGAGTTCCGCCTGCGCGCGCAGCGCACCGGCGCCATCACCTTCTCGCAGCTCACCAGCGACTCGGACCTCGTCGGGCGTTTCCGCCTGCGCATGGGCGTCGACGAGCGCGGCGTCGCGCTCTCGCCCGACGCGATCGGCTACCCGGACTTCGCCGAGGACGTGCGCGCGCTCTCGCCGGCGCTCTTCCAGGCCTTCGAGCGCTACCTCGGCCAGGCGCTCTCGGTCGCGACGGCGGCGCAGCTCCCGCCGGGTGTCGAGCCGGTGTCGCGCGGCGCGCTCGAGTCGCGCGTGCTCGCGATCGCGGAGGCGGGCCAGCGGCTGCGCTACGGAGACACCGCGCCCCGCGTGCTCGCGGACCTGCTGCTCGACTTCCAGGGCGCGCGCCGCCCCCACGCGGGCCTCGACCAGATCTGGCGCGAGACCGGCGCCGGTCGCGAGCTGCGCGAGGCGCTGCTCGCCGCGCTCGCCGCCGAGGCCGCCGAGCCCGGCGCGGTGGCGCTGCTCGCGGCGCGTGCGGCGGACCTCGCCGGCCGCGGCGAGCCCTGGCTCGTGGCGGCGGTGGACGCGGAGGCCTGGTCGCCTGCCTTCGAGCTGGCGGGCGCGCTTGCGGAGCTCGGCGAGAGCGAGATCGGGAACGCGGCGGGATTCTCGGGTTCCCCGTCGGCCGCGGTCGACGGACACTGGATCGCGTCCCGGCCGATCGCCGGGATGCTGCGCCTCGTCGCCGGCGCGGACGCGCCGGCCGCGGAGCTGGCACTCCTCGACCTCGCCGGCGACGGAACGGGCACGCTCTGGCGCTGGCCGCTGCCGGCGCTGCCGCGCGGCGCCTGCCTGCGCGCCGCCCTCGGTGGTGCCACGGCGCCCCCGCTCGCGGTGGACGAGACCTGCGACGGGTCGAGCGAGGCCGTGCTCGCGCCGGCGAGCGAGCCGGTCGTCGAGCCGGCGCCCGCCGTGCTCGCCGCCGTGCAGGACGAGCAGGTGCTCGCGGGTCGGCCGTCCAAGCCGTGCCCGCGCCCCGACATCCGCAACTACGGGACCGTGGTCGGCGTGCTCTTCTCGAAGCCGATGACGCAGGCGAGCGTGGACGTGCCCGGCGCCTACCGCTTCGAGGACGGCAACGGCGCCGAGTCGGTGCAGATCCAGCCGGGCGGCCGCGTGGCGTTGCTGAACCTCGGGCAGCCGGTCGGCACGCTCGTCGCGCGCACGCTTTCGGTGGCCCCCGAGGTGACCGATCCACGCGGCAACCCGCTCACCGTGGGGTCGGTGCCGCTCCAGGCGACGGCTGCGATCGGCGTCTCGATCGCCGGGCGCGTGATCCGCGCGAGCGGCGAGCCCGCCGCCGGCGTGCCGGTGACGCTCACCATCTACGACGAGGTCATGGGCTTCGCATGCGAGCCCGCCACCGCGCGGCCCGCGCAGGCGCGCAGCGACGCCGAAGGGCGCTTCCACTTCGACTACGTGCCGGCGGGCATCCCCTACTCGGTGTCGGCTACCGACACGAGCGGTCTCTCGAGCGAGGCCGAGGCGCTGATCCTCGCCGCGAGCAGCGACGCGCAGCTCGACCGCGCGCGGCTGCTCGAGCTCGCGAGCGGCTCGGCGGCCGGTACGCTCCTCGAGCAGTTCGCGGCCGGCGCGCTGCCGCAGGCGATCGCGGCGGCCGAGGGGCTCGACCGCGCGCTCCTGCGCGACCACGTTGCCGAGGAATCGGCGCGCGTCGGCGGCGAGGTACCGGTGGCACTGCGCTTCCGCGGCCGCGGCACCGTCCTGGGCACGGTCTTCGAGCCGGACGGGGTCACGCCGTCGCCGGGCGCGGCCGTGAACCTCTTCCCCGACCCCGACTCGCGTGAGCTCGGGCGGGGCGTGTTCTCGGACGCCTCGGGCCGCTTCGCCTTCTTCGGCGTGCCGCTCGGCGCGTTCTCGATCGATGCCGCGAGCCCGAGCGGGCGCGGGCGCACCGTCTCCGGCGTCCTGCTCGCACCCGGCGAGGGGAAGGACGTGCCGGTCGTGCTGGCTTCCGCGGTGGTGCCGCGCGGCGCGATCGAGGGCCGCGTGCTCGAGCCGGACGGCAGCGGGCACGGCGGCGCGCGCCTCTTCGTCGGGCGCTACGACGAGGTGACGGGCGAGTTCACGCCCGTCGTGTCGGTCGCGACGGCCGACCCGCAGGGCTTCTACCGCGCCGAGAACGTCCCGGTCGGCACCTGGGTGGTGCTCGCCGTCTCCTTCGACGGCCGCCGCCGCGGTGAGCGCGCGAACGTCGGCGCGACCGCGGCCAGTGCCAGCATCGCCAACGTGATGCTGCAGGGCCGCACGACCGTGCGCGGGCGCGTCGAGTTCGCAAACGGCGCGCCCGGCGCCTTCGCGCTGGTCGCCGGCGGCGAGGCGCTGGTGCGCGCCGACGCCGACGGCCACTTCGTCGCGACCGGTGTGCCGACCGGCCGGCGCTCGATCGAGGCGGCGGTCGAGGCGGACCCCGCGCGCGGCATCGACTTCACGCGCATCGGCCGCGCGAGCCTCGACGTGATCGCGGGCCTCGAGAACTTCGTCGTGGTCCGCCTGACGCCGGCGGGCCGGATCCTCGGCGTCGTGCGCGACGCCGCCGGCAACCCGGTGCCGGACGTCGACGTCTCGATCCCGCAGGAGGGCGGCTTCCTCTGGGTCCACGCGAACGCGCAGGGCCAGTTCGAGTTCCCGAACCTGGCGCTCGACGACTACACCGTGAGCGCGCCCGCGCCGCCGCACGAGGACGCCGACGTCTCGGGTATCCTCGACACGCTCTCGGGATCGCCGACCAGCGAGGAGCTGCAGGCCGCCCTCCAGCGGGCCTTCGAGATCTTCACCGGCGTCAACGACCCGCTCCTGACCGGCGAAGGCCTCGAGTTCCGGCCGTCGCGCTGGGGCTACGTGAAGACCGCGCTCGACTTCGACGGCCAGACCGCCTTCGCCGACGTGCGCTACCTGCCCGAGGGAACGATCGCGGGCCGCGTGCTGAACGGGCAGGGCGTCCCGATCGGAGCGCGCGTGCGGCTCACCGGGATCGGCCCGACCCGGAAAGGCGACGTCGGCTTCCAGGTCCGCGGCGAGCGCGACTCCGATCCCGCCCTCGGCACCTTCACCTTCCCGGGCCAGGCGCTGGCCGGCGACTTCGGCGTGCAGGCGGCAACCCCCTTCTACCCGGCTCCGATCTCGGTGTCGGGCCAGACCTCGCGCATCGATCCCGATCGCAGCGGCCTCGTGCTCCAGTTCCCGAGCGAGGCGCAGGTGAACGGGCGGCTCGCGGGCCACGTCTTCGCGCCCGACGGATCGCCCGTCGCGAACGCGAAGGTGAAGATCAGCTTCGGCGACCTCGAGATCCGCAGCGACGCGAGTGGCCGCTTCGACACCCAGCTCGACCTGCCCGCCTTCGACGCCCGGGGCGAGCCGCGCGGCTACGCCGTCGAGGCCGAGGACGAGGCGACGGGGCTGCGCGGACAGACCGTCATCGTCCTCCGCCCGGGCATCACGAACGAGGCCGACGTCCACCTGATCCCGCGCGGCGGCGCCGTGCGCGTGCGCGTCGTCGACGGCACCGGGCAGCCGGTGGCGGGCGCCGACGTGACGCTGCGGCAGGGGACCTTCCCGCACGACGAGCTTGCGGGCACGACGGACGCCGGGGGCGAGCTGCTGGTCGCGAACCTCTTCGAGGGCAGCTACGCCGCGAGCGCCTCCGCGGTGCTGGGCGTCGTGCGCCGGGACGGCGCGGCGGCCGTGTCGGTCGCCGCGGGCGTGGAGTCGCTCGTCGTGGTGCGGCTCGGCGCGACGGCGACCCTGCGCGGCGTCTTCGTCGCGCTCGACCGCACCACACCGATCCCCTTCGCCCAGATCCGCGTCGGCGACCTCGGCTTCGCGGCCACCGACGCAGCCGGCGCCTTCGAGGTGACCGGCGTTCCGCTCGGCACCCACCAGCTCGTCGGCCAGGACGCGCTCACCGGGCGTCTCGGCACGCTCACGGTGTCGCTCGCAACGGCCGGCGAGATCCGCGACCTGCTCCTCGTCGAGCGCACGCTCGGGCTCGTCGAGGGCGCCGTGCTCGACGCCTTCGGCGCGGGGACCGTGCCCGGCGCGCGGGTCACGCTCTCGATCGCGGACGGCTTCTCCCCACCGCGCAGCGTGACGACCGACCCGGCCGGACGCTTCGCGTTCCCGGGCGTGCCCGCGGGCGCCCTCACCCTCGCGGCGCGGCTCGAGACGCTGAGCGGCATCGAGGTCGGCAGCGCGAGCGCGACGCTCCCGGCGGGCGCAGCGAGCCTCCGCGTAGACGTGGCGCTGGCGCCGCGCACGCGCGCGAGCGTCGTCGTGCTCGAGCCGAACGGGATCGCCCCCGCGGACGCCAGCGTGACGCTCACCGGCCCGGACTTCGAGCAGACCGCCGATACCGACGCGGCCGGCCGCGCGGTCTTCGAGTCGATTCCGCTCGGGACCTACACCGTCACGGCGCGCTCGCGCGTGGCCGGCCAGACGCGCAGCCACGCCGCACAGAGTCTGCACATCGACGTGCGGCCCGCCCACCCCGAGCTGGTGCTGACGCTCGGCGGCGTGGGCCGCGTCGAGGGGCACCTCTTCGCGAGCGACGGCACGACGCCGATCGCGAACCGGACCGTCGAGCTCACGATGGTCGGCGCGGGGGTGCGCATCTCGACGGCGACCGGCGCCGGCGGCACCTTCGCCTTCGACGACGTGGCGCTCGGGGACTTCCGGCTCGTCGGCCGCGACGGCGCGCTCGCGGCGAGCGGGAGCGGCACGATCGCCGCGGACGGAGACCTCGCCAGCGTCGAGCTCGCGCTCGGGCCGAGCGGCCGGGTGGTGGGCCGGCTGGTCTCGCAGGACGGCGCGCTCGCGATCGCCTCCGCCGAGGTCTCGATCGCCTACCAGGCCCCGAGCGGCGCGCTCGGCCGCGACGCCTTCCGCACCGCTGCCGACGGCCTCTTCCACTTCGAGGCGATCCCCGTCGGCGCCTTCGCGCTCGAGAGCCTGTTCCCGGCGCGCCACGGCGTCCTGAGCAGGACCGGAGCGATCGCGAGCGACGGGGAGACGGTGGACCTCGGCGACGTGCGCCTCGACGAGGAGGAGCCGCACGTGGTCGCGAGCGAGCCGGTCGCGGGCGACGAGACCGTCTCGACCGGCGCGGTGGTCCGGCTCACGCTCAACGAGCCGCTCGATCCCGCCTCGATCGACCCGCGCGGTATCTTCCTGCGGCCGCTCGGCGGCGCGTTGGTTCCGGCCGACGTCGAGCTGGTCGTCGATCCCGTGGCGGGCGACCTGCGCGCGCTCGAGATCCGCCCGGACGCACCGCTCGCGAGCGAGACCGACTACGAGGCGATCGTCGTCGACGGCGACCTCCTGGATGCCCTGGGCACCGTCGTCGCCCAGGGCCCGCGTGATCTCGTCGGCCGCGCGCTCGCGGCGCCCTTCCGGCTCGCCTTCCGTACCCGCGACCAGGACCCGCCGGGGCTGCTGTCGATCTCGCCCGCCGCCGGCGCGATCCAGATCGACCCGCGCGCCGTCGTGCGCCTCTCCTTCGACGAGCCGCTCGCACCCGCGGGCATCGACGTCACGCTCACGGGCCCGGGAGGTGCGGTGACGGGCCGCGTGGACGTGGGTGTCGGCGCGCAGGTCGTGGTCTTCACGCCCGATACTCCGCTCGCGCCGAACGCCACCTACACCGCGCGGATCGACGGCGTGCGCGACGTCGCGGGCAACCTGGCCGAGGGACTTCCCCTCTCCTCCTCGTTCACCACCCTCGACACGCTGGGCCCCGTGATCGAGTCGCTCGCGCTCGCGGGCGCAGCGGTCGGTGGCGCTACGCGCGACGTCGTGGCGACGCTCGCCGAGGTCGAGGCGGGCGTCTCGATCCGCCTCTCCGCCGACCTCGTGACGGTCGGGCAGAGCGCGCCGGACGTGCTCTCGGTGCCCTTCACGTTCCCGCTCGCGGGCTCGGTGGTCCTGCGCGCGATCGCGATCGACCGCTTCGGCAACGAAGGGCCGATCGCGGAGCTTCCCGTCACCGTTGCCGCGAACACCGCGCCCGGCGTCGTCCTCGAGCAGCTCGTTCCGGCGAGCGGGCCCGCCCCGAGCGGGTCGACGCTCTCGGTGCGCGTGCGGGGGACCGACGACGTGGGCGTCGCCGTGTTGAAGGCGGCCGCCGAGGGGGCGGGCAGCGCGCCGCTCGTGCAGAGCGCGGGGGCTCCGATCCTGCTCGCCGTTCCCGTCTCGCCCGACGCCGGGCCGGGTGCGAGCGTTCGCGTCCACGCGGAGGCCATCGACGGCAACGGCCAGTCGAGCGGGGAGCAGGTCTTCGCGGTGGCGGTCTCCGACGGCGCTCCGCCCGCCGTGGCGTTCACGGCGCCCGCGGAAGGGACCGCGCTCGTGCCGGGCTCGCGGCTCGAGGTGGTGCTGCAGGGGAGCGACGGGTTCGGCGTGACCCGCTTCGAGCTCGTCGCGGAAGGCGCCGTCTCGGCCTCGCAGGGCCAGGACGCGCCGGGGGCTCCGGGGGGCGCCACGGCCGCCTTCGCCCTCGACCTCCCGCCCGAGCTCGCGAGCGGCGAGAGCGTGACGCTGCGCGCGCGCGCCTTCGACGCGGCGGGCCACTCGGCGGAGGCGGTGCTCGTGCTCGCGGCGCCCGACACGCGCGCACCGCGGCTCGTCGAGCTCGTGCCGGCGGAGGACGCAGCCGTGGGCGTCGCGCCGCGCATCGCCGCGCGCTTCGACGAGCCGATCGCGCGCGCCTCCGCAACGGCGGCGAGCATCGGGCTCTTCGACGCCGCGGATGCGCCCGTGCCCGCCGCGATCGGATTCGAGGACGGGGACCGGGTGGTGACGCTCACGCCTGCGGCGCCCCTGGTCGCCGGGCAGCGCTACCACGTCGTGCTCACGGACGGCCTCCAGGATCCCGCCGGCAACCCGGCCGCCGACGCGGACGGCAACCCGATCGCTGGCCTGCTGCGCGCGTTCACGGTCGGCGGCGCCGTCCTGACCGCGCCCGCGGCCGGCCAGCGCGTGATCGAGGGCCAGCGCTTCGAGGCGGCGCTCGCAGCCGAGCCCGCGCTCGGCGGACAGGCGGCCCGCTTCTACCTGAACGACGTGCTCGCGGCGACCGCGGCCCTCGACGCTGCCGGCGTGGCGCGCGCCACCCTCAGCGCGCCCACCCTCGCCGTGGCGGGCGGCCCCGCCCTGCGCGTCGCGGGGCGCCTCGTCCTGCCGGGCGGCGCCGAGCTCGCGGCCGGCGAGGTCGTGCTCGAGCTCCTTGCCGCTGCCGGCGACTTCGACGGCGACGGCATCGCGAACGGCGACGAGGTCGGCTACGGCACCGATCCCTTCGCCGACGACCGCACGCTCGACGACGACGGCGATGGCCTCACGAACACAGAGGAGTTCGCGCTCGGTACCCGCCACGATGCGGCCGACAGCGACGGCGACGGCCTCGAAGATGGCGCCGAGCTCGCGGCCGGCCTCGATCCGCTCGACGCCGACAGCGACGACGACGGGCTCCCCGACGGCGAGGACGTGCTCGGCGGCCCGCGCATCGTCACGCTCGAGCCGGCCGCCGGCGCGGTGAACGTATCCGTGCGGCCGCGCATCCGCGTTCGCTTCGACGAGCCCGTGGCGCCCGCCGCGGTCACGGCGGCGAGCTTCCTGCTGCTCGAGAACGCCGCCACCCCGGTTCCGGCGAGCCTCGTCTTCTCCGAAGGCGACCGCGTGGTCGATCTCGTCCCGTCGGCGCCGCTCGCCTTCTCGACGCCCTACACGCTGCGGCTCACGAACGCGATCACCGGCACCGATGACGAGCCGATCCGCAACCCCGACGGCAGCGAGCTCACGGTGCCGCTCGAGCGCTCCTTCACCACGGGCGCCTTCGGGATCACCGAGCCGGCAGGCGGTGCACTCGTGCGCGAGCTCTCGACCCTCGCACTCACGGCGTCGGGCGATGCGGCGCTCGGCGTCGCGTCGGTGCGCTTCGAGGTGAACGGCGCCGTGGTCTCGACCGACGCATCGGCGCCGTTCGAGACGAGCTACGCCGTGCCGGCCGCGAACGTGGCGCCCGTGCTCTCGATCACCGCGATCGCCTTCGACGCGGGCGCGGTCGAGCTCGCGCGCGACACGATCGAGGTGACGGTCACGGTCGGCCTCGAGGTCGCGAGCCGCCTTCTCGGCGTGCCGCTCGCTGGCACGCGCGAGCTCGTGCTGCGGCTCCCGGTGCCGCGCGCGACGCCGCTCGAGGTCGCGATCGCGTCGCTCGACCCGGCGGTCGCGAGCGTCGCGGCGGCGCCGTTCACGATTCCGGCCGGCGCGACCGAGCTGCGCGTTCCGGTCACGGGCGTCGCGGAGGGCTCGACCACGCTCGTCGCGACGACGCTCGAAGACGAGGTCGCGATCGCGGTGTCCGTCTCGGCGCTGACCTCCGGAGCGACGCTCGACGCGCTCGCGGCACCGGTCGGGATGGCGGCGCGGCCGTTCCCGTCGCTCGGGCAGGTTGCGGTCGCGCCCTCCGCCACGACCACGCTCGTGCTGCGCCTCCTCGACGCGCCGGCAGCCGCGACGACGCCGCTCTCCATCCGCACGAGCGACGCCGGTGTGGCCGACGTAGGGACACCGGTCGCGGTCGCCGCCGGCTCCACGGACGCGGTGCTTCCGATCACGGCGGGTCCGAGCGGGGCTGCGGTGCTCGAGATCACCGGCGGCGGCACCGGCCGCGAGCTGCGCGTGGTGATCGGGACGCCCGGCGCCGGGAGCACGCCGCCCGTCGTGGCGCCGCCGGTCGGGATCGCGATCCTGCCCTACCCGTCGGCGGGCGACGTGATCCTGCCCGAGTCGAGCACGCGCGCGCTGACGCTGCGCGTCCTCGGCACGCCCGCAGCGGCGGACACGGAGCTCGTGATCGCGAGCAGCGATCCCGCCGTGGCGTCGATCGCCGGTCCGGTGGTGATTCCCGCCGGCTCGACCGACGCGACCTTCACGATCACGACCGGCGCCGCCGGGACGGCGATCGTGATGCTCGTCGCGGGCGACGACGGCCGCGAGCTGCGCGTGACCTCGGGCGCTCCGAGCCCCGCGAGCACGCCGCCCGTGGTCGCGCCGCCGGTCGGGATCGCGGTGCTCGAGGCCGGGACCGCAGGGACGCTCTTCATCGAACCGGGCGACACCAGGAGCTTCGAGCTGACCCTGCTCGCCTACCCGTCGCTCGGCGACCTCCCGGTCTCGGCGACCTCGCTCGACCCGAGCGTCGCCACCGTGAGCCCCGGCGCGCAGGTGCTCCCGACCGGCGAGAGCGCGATCACGCTCACCGTCACCGCCACGGCGGCCGGGAACGCCGAGACGCGCATCGACCTCGCCTTCGGCGTCGAGCGCAGGACACTGCGCGTGGTGGTGGGTGTGCCGGCCGCGGCGAGCGCGCCGACGACGGTCGCGCCGCCGGTCGGCCTTGGGGCCTTCGGCCTCGTGACGCCGCGCGATGGCGACCTGGTCGCGGAGCTCACGACGCTTGCGATCGGTGCCGCCGGTGACGCGTCCTTCGGTATCGCGTCGGTGCGCTTCGAGGTGAACGGGGCGGTCGTCGCGACCGACACGAGCGCGCCGTTCCGGACGGACTTCGCGGTTGCGGCCGCGAGCGAGACGCCCGTGCTCTCGATCACGGCGATCGCGTTCGACGCCGAGGGCGTGGAGGTCGGGCGCGAGACGATCACGGTCTCGGTCGGAGCGGGCGTCACGCTCCGGGCTCCTCGTTCGCCACGCGGCGGCCTCCGGGGGCTGGCACGGCGCCCGCCGGAGCTCGCGGCGAGGCCCCTCGATCCGACGAGACGCTGCGACGAGGCGTCGGCGCAGCAGCGCGCGTCTCGCGTTCTTGCGATGAAGGAGATCGATCATGCGGACCGAAGGACGGCGACACGGAACGGCTAG